A window of the Trichoderma asperellum chromosome 6, complete sequence genome harbors these coding sequences:
- a CDS encoding uncharacterized protein (SECRETED:SignalP(1-19)~antiSMASH:Cluster_6.1), producing MTILRKFLIGNVAFQAALALPGPPVNHGEHCKITKVKEVVTTKHWPWWTQTRTDYTTKTALPSTKTVTSDATQIDYQTDFAPTTITSTSTATVSITVFTSTETDTVTSTATSTTTTIATTAAVISPSPAISNDQTPSKRDNRGYYPPPPPSCETIYKTERVTVWVPTVAHKTVTKTKTVTPAAVTKTVASTGTNTVTTTLPSTVTSIALATATNTISAVTTTTTTATTTTTQTVAATPTYALSWDQDTCGYAFAHIIDVEIAGDEQTVIDSCANMCTQDSNCLLWEAYYHLSDASGRCATFADAYDSGYLQCPDSYGIGYSVGAQKLGVAPLAP from the exons ATGACCATCCTCCGTAAATTCCTCATTGGCAACGTCGCGTTCCAAGCGGCACTTGCTCTTCCTGGGCCACCAGTCAATCATGGCGAGCATTGCAAGATCACTAAGGTCAAAGAAG TTGTAACAACTAAACACTGGCCTTGGTGGACACAAACACGTACAGACTATACTACAAAAACT GCCCTTCCATCAACTAAGACGGTCACCTCAGACGCCACGCAGATAGACTATCAAACTGATTTCGCTCCCACTACGATTACATCTACCTCTACTGC AACGGTGTCAATCACGGTATTCACTAGCACAGAGACAGATACTGTGACCTCGACGGCAACATCTACAACCACGACAATTGCGACAACTGCTGCCGTCATCTCTCCGTCCCCTGCTATATCAAATGACCAGACGCCTTCCAAGCGCGATAACCGGGGCTATtatccgccgcctcctccttccTGCGAGACCATTTACAAAACGGAGAGAGTAACTGTCTGGGTGCCGACGGTCGCGCATAAGACGGTAACAAAGACCAAAACGGTAACCCCTGCCGCGGTTACCAAGACTGTAGCATCAACTGGAACCAATACTGTAACAACCACACTGCCCTCTACA GTGACCTCAATCGCACTCGCAACTGCTACGAACACGATTTCTGCAGTAACtacgacaacaacaacagccacTACTACAACCACCCAGACTGTAGCTGCCACGCCTACTTATGCTCTATCATGGGACCAGGATACTTGCGGATATGCCTTTGCTCACATTATCGATGTCGAGATTGCTGGTGATGAGCAGACGGTTATCGACAGCTGCGCCAATATGTGCACTC AGGACTCAAACTGCCTTCTATGGGAGGCTTACTATCACCTTTCAGACGCCAGTGGTCGTTGCGCAAC GTTCGCTGATGCATACGACTCGGGCTATCTGCAATGCCCTGATTCTTACGGCATCGGTTACAGCGTTGGTGCACAAAAATTGGGCGTTGCCCCGTTGGCACCTTAG
- a CDS encoding putative secondary metabolism biosynthetic enzyme (EggNog:ENOG41~antiSMASH:Cluster_6.1): MQAEFLTAARGHQMNGAGVVTSSIHADIAYTLGKYLYENLRPQANVGGAPMDMEVCNMVVREGIVVQKNTEVPQMIQVSISTSDIDSGVANLEWHNLTSDASALTDEEPIVTAQIRYGSSADSLASWISTTHLVQGRIETLQHLAEKGIASRLSHSLAYLLFSNNLVHYADEYRGMQSVVMHGLEAFADVMLKAKSSGVWTVPPFFIDSVAHLAGFVMNVSDAMDTRANFCVTPGCGSMRIARPLVAGAKYQSYVKMIPTTEDPTVYLGDVYILQEGEIIGLVHDIKFRRYPRLLLNRFFSPPDVKNRSTATVSTRTHAQPVPSSAVLKSVVATKVVVAEIKKEDEEQSLEASIQTPLVSTRASIPVPVPISTVAPVELAPPAADSTAMKAMALLAEESGLDPADLNDEANFMHLGVDSLMSLVIAEKFRDELGVVINGSLFLEYQTVGDLRAWLVEYYS, translated from the exons ATGCAGGCTGAATTTCTGACTGCTGCGCGGGGCCATCAGATGAATGGCGCAGGCGTAGTCACTTCG TCTATCCACGCAGACATTGCCTATACCCTAGGTAAATACCTCTATGAGAACCTGCGACCACAAGCAAACGTGGGAGGTGCTCCTATGGACATGGAAGTGTGCAATATGGTTGTGCGCGAGGGAATAGTTGTCCAGAAGAATACCGAAGTGCCGCAGATGATCCAGGTGTCCATCTCCACCTCAGACATCGACTCAGGGGTAGCCAATCTGGAGTGGCATAATCTCACTTCTGATGCTTCCGCGCTCACCGATGAAGAGCCCATAGTGACGGCCCAGATCCGCTACGGATCTTCGGCTGACAGCCTTGCTAGCTGGATATCGACGACGCATCTGGTACAGGGTCGTATCGAAACGCTCCAGCATCTTGCGGAGAAAGGCATAGCCAGCCGGTTGTCGCACAGCCTGGCAtacctcctcttctccaacaaCCTGGTCCACTACGCAGACGAGTACCGGGGCATGCAGTCGGTGGTGATGCACGGCCTCGAGGCCTTTGCCGACGTGATGCTCAAGGCCAAGTCCAGCGGCGTTTGGACTGTTCCGCCATTCTTCATCGACAGCGTTGCCCATCTGGCGGGTTTTGTGATGAACGTATCCGATGCCATGGATACTCGCGCCAACTTCTGTGTTACTCCTGGCTGTGGCTCGATGCGTATCGCTCGCCCACTCGTTGCCGGGGCTAAATACCAATCCTATGTCAAGATGATTCCAACAACTGAGGACCCAACCGTATATCTTGGCGATGTCTACATATTGCAGGAGGGTGAGATCATTGGCCTTGTTCACGACATCAAGTTTCGCCGCTACCCCCGCCTGCTACTCAACAGATTCTTCTCGCCCCCCGATGTTAAGAACAGAAGTACTGCCACCGTTTCTACACGTACTCATGCGCAACCTGTTCCATCTAGTGCTGTACTAAAATCTGTTGTTGCCACCAAAGTCGTGGTGGCTGAAATTAaaaaggaggatgaggaacaATCGCTAGAGGCATCAATACAGACGCCATTAGTGTCTACTCGAGCCTCTATCCCTGTGCCTGTACCCATCTCCACGGTTGCCCCGGTTGAGCTGGCGCCACCCGCGGCGGACAGCACAGCTATGAAAGCCATGGCGCTTTTAGCGGAAGAATCAGGGCTCGACCCTGCTGACCTGAACGATGAGGCCAACTTCATGCACCTGGGAGTTGACAGCTTGATGAGCCTCGTCATTGCTGAGAAGTTTCGGGACGAGCTCGGCGTTGTGATTAATGGCAGCTTATTCTTGGAGTATCAGACAGTTGGGGACTTGCGTGCGTGGCTGGTGGAGTACTATAGCTAG
- a CDS encoding Type I Iterative PKS (EggNog:ENOG41~SMCOG1093:Beta-ketoacyl synthase~antiSMASH:Cluster_6.1) — translation MLAVTPSSDSTSASLIHSRELKLGFFSNEYPHDDRKTLLRRLLAHSKDKQYPNLARFIHEATVAVREEARQLPAPLRELIPHFDCIFDLADDAKLISGPFASSIDELLLCAVQLATFIGCYEDSKENYDFHSVNACLTGLGAGLLATAAVSLAPTLGDIPIVGAEVIRVCFRMVVLVNQVSQNLEPRHGDGLGDSWAYVIPGVVAEDAQKELDTINAAELTPEASKIFISAMSRNSVILSGPPARLKHLFCTSHFFRNRDWSAMPVYSGLGHAPHIYTSAHADNVVRTPSMELLDARYSPQVPIFSISTGDPISASSASELFQTIVEELLIKSIQFDKVIESILQMAKDLEATDCQVLIFRTSFPVRDLLKAVQEQEQQGLSILRASVRDLVPWLSEAGTPRKSLDSAQSKIAIVGMACRLPGGATDTERFWDILDAGLDVHRKIPADRFDVDTHCDPAGKRMNTSYTPYGCFIDEPGLFDAPFFNMSPREALQTDPMQRLAIVTAYEALERAGYVANRTVSTKLERAGSFYAQASDDYHEVNSGQEIGTYFVTGGCRAFGAGRINYFFKFAGPSYSIDTACSSGLATIHLACNSLWNGDTDMAVAGGTNVLTNSDGFAGLSNGHFLSKTPNACKTWDSEADGYCRADGVVSLVLKRLEDAEADNDNILGVILAAGTNHSAEAVSITHPHAGHQADLTRALLRKAAVDPLDIGYIEMHGTGTQAGDAQEIQSVCNVFAPLTTRRRSSKQPLHIGAVKSNIGHGEAVAGITALLKVLLMFEKGAIPKHVGIKGVINPGFPSDQEMQRRNLHIPYEKVSWQRNPERKRVAVVNNFGASGGNSSLIIEEPPLRDNTERRDPRAAHLVVVSAKSKVSLGGNLERLAAYLEVHPDVSMADLAYTTTARRQHHNHRVAISISTSSSPEGMLSALKRQLASHMESADTHKPISPTGPPPVVFAFTGQGASHRSMNLGLFRESPVFREQILHLDSLAQGQGFPSIIPVIDGSHPQDHAHSPIMTHLALVCVEIALAKYWNSLGVYPSVVVGHSLGEYAALHVAGVLSAADTIFLVGSRAILLERRCTSGSHKMLAVKASLDIINKKAGFKGLPFEVSCINGPNDTVLSGLGADMEALASALQESDQDGPGLKCSLLDIAFAFHSSQTDPILDEYEHLASKGVLYHAPAIPIVSPLLGCNITKELIVNPTYLRRATRETVDFVAGIKAAHHAGLIDESTTWVEIGPHPVCLGLSRSILADSFSLTLAAPSWQRGENN, via the exons ATGTTGGCCGTTACCCCTTCTTCGGATTCAACTTCAGCCTCGCTGATCCATTCAAGGGAGCTAAAGCTTGGCTTTTTCAGCAACGAGTATCCCCATGATGACAGGAAGACGTTGCTGAGGCGTCTACTCGCACACAGCAAGGACAAGCAATATCCTAATCTTGCGCGTTTCATCCACGAAGCCACAGTGGCGGTTCGTGAAGAGGCTCGCCAGCTCCCTGCTCCATTGCGGGAATTGATTCCGCACTTTGATTGTATATTTGATCTGGCCGATGATGCAAAACTCATCAGTGGACCATTTGCTAGCTCCATTGACGAGCTTCTGCTCTGCGCTGTGCAGTTGGCCACTTTCATCGGATGCTACGAGGATAGCAAAGAGAACTATGACTTCCACAGCGTCAATGCTTGCCTGACTGGTCTTGGTGCTGGACTCTTGGCTACGGCAGCAGTATCCTTGGCGCCGACGCTTGGTGATATTCCTATTGTTGGAGCCGAGGTAATTCGTGTATGCTTTCGAATGGTTGTTCTAGTCAATCAAGTATCGCAGAATTTAGAGCCGAGGCACGGTGATGGGCTTGGAGATAGCTGGGCCTACGTGATACCGGGAGTCGTGGCTGAAGATGCTCAGAAAGAGCTTGATACTATCAATGCAGCCGAG CTTACGCCAGAGGCCAGCAAGATCTTTATCAGTGCCATGAGCCGTAACTCAGTAATCCTAAGTGGGCCACCGGCACGGCTCAAACATCTCTTCTGTACATCTCACTTCTTCCGCAATCGCGACTGGTCAGCGATGCCGGTATACAGCGGCCTTGGCCACGCACCTCACATTTACACCTCGGCGCATGCCGACAATGTCGTGAGGACTCCGTCAATGGAGTTGCTAGATGCGCGCTACTCGCCTCAAGtccccatcttctccatctcaacAGGCGATCCTATCtctgccagcagcgccagcgagcTGTTCCAGACCATAGTGGAGGAGCTCCTCATAAAGTCCATTCAGTTTGACAAGGTCATCGAGAGCATCCTGCAAATGGCCAAGGATTTGGAGGCAACAGACTGCCAGGTTCTTATCTTTCGCACATCGTTTCCCGTGCGAGATCTGCTCAAGGCAGTTCAGGAGCAAGAACAGCAAGGCTTAAGCATTCTCCGTGCCTCGGTGCGGGACCTGGTGCCGTGGCTGAGTGAGGCTGGAACGCCGCGAAAGAGTCTGGACTCGGCGCAGTCCAAGATTGCTATTGTGGGAATGGCATGCCGATTGCCCGGAGGGGCAACTGACACTGAAAGGTTTTGGGATATCCTGGACGCCGGGCTGGATGTCCACCGCAAGATTCCAGCAGATCGTTTTGACGTCGATACGCACTGTGATCCTGCAGGCAAGCGCATGAATACAAGCTACACGCCGTACGGCTGCTTCATTGATGAGCCGGGCCTCTTTGATGCGCCGTTCTTCAACATGTCGCCTCGTGAGGCTCTTCAGACCGACCCAATGCAACGGCTGGCTATCGTGACGGCCTATGAGGCTCTTGAGCGCGCCGGCTACGTTGCAAATCGTACCGTCTCGACAAAACTGGAGCGTGCGGGCTCCTTTTACGCGCAGGCTAGCGATGATTATCATGAAGTTAACTCAGGTCAAGAAATAGGTACCTACTTTGTAACAGGAGGATGTAGAGCCTTTGGAGCGGGACGAATCAACTACTTCTTCAAGTTTGCTGGACCCAGTTACAGTATTGATACTGCCTGTTCGTCTGGTTTGGCAACTATCCAC CTTGCATGTAACTCACTGTGGAACGGTGATACAGACATGGCAGTAGCTGGCGGCACAAACGTGCTGACCAACTCGGACGGCTTTGCTGGACTGAGCAACGGCCACTTCTTATCCAAGACCCCCAACGCATGTAAGACGTGGGACAGCGAGGCTGACGGATATTGCCGCGCGGATGGCGTAGTCTCACTAGTGTTGAAGAGGCTCGAAGATGCCGAGGCCGACAATGACAACATCCTCGGCGTGATTCTCGCCGCAGGAACCAACCATTCGGCTGAGGCTGTCTCCATCACGCATCCTCATGCCGGCCACCAGGCTGACCTCACTCGAGCCTTGCTGCGTAAAGCCGCCGTGGATCCGCTAGATATCGGTTATATCGAAATGCATGGCACCGGGACACAGGCTGGCGATGCGCAAGAGATCCAGTCCGTATGCAACGTCTTTGCGCCCCTGACGACGCGCCGCCGCTCGTCCAAGCAGCCACTCCATATCGGTGCAGTCAAGTCCAATATCGGTCATGGAGAGGCGGTGGCGGGCATAACAGCATTGCTCAAAGTACTCCTAATGTTCGAAAAGGGGGCCATACCGAAGCACGTCGGCATAAAGGGCGTGATCAACCCGGGGTTTCCCAGTGATCAGGAGATGCAGCGCAGAAACCTCCACATTCCCTACGAAAAAGTTTCGTGGCAGCGCAATCCCGAGCGCAAGCGCGTTGCCGTTGTTAACAACTTCGGCGCATCCGGCGGCAATAGCAGCCTCATCATTGAAGAGCCACCGTTGCGAGACAATACCGAGAGAAGAGATCCTCGCGCAGCCCACCTCGTCGTGGTCTCAGCCAAGAGCAAAGTTTCTCTCGGGGGTAATCTGGAACGCTTGGCCGCCTACCTAGAGGTGCATCCGGATGTTTCGATGGCTGATCTGGCTTATACTACAACCGCACGGCGCCAGCATCACAATCACCGCGTAGCCATTTCCATCTCtacatcttcatcgccagagGGCATGTTATCTGCGTTGAAAAGGCAGCTTGCCTCGCACATGGAGTCGGCGGACACGCACAAGCCCATCTCACCAACAGGTCCGCCACCGGTGGTGTTTGCCTTTACTGGCCAAGGGGCTTCCCACCGGTCGATGAACCTTGGGCTGTTTCGCGAATCACCAGTATTTCGCGAGCAAATTCTGCATCTCGACTCACTGGCGCAAGGCCAGGGCTTCCCATCCATCATCCCCGTCATCGATGGTAGCCATCCACAGGACCATGCGCATTCCCCCATCATGACACATCTCGCTCTTGTCTGCGTCGAGATTGCGCTCGCCAAGTATTGGAACTCGCTCGGGGTGTATCCTAGCGTAGTCGTTGGCCACAGCCTGGGCGAATATGCTGCGCTACATGTTGCTGGTGTTCTCTCAGCGGCCGACACCATCTTCCTGGTCGGTAGCCGCGCCATCCTCTTGGAGCGGAGGTGTACGAGCGGCAGCCATAAGATGTTGGCTGTAAAGGCATCCCTCGATATAATAAACAAGAAGGCCGGTTTCAAAGGTCTCCCGTTTGAAGTCTCGTGTATCAATGGGCCCAATGACACGGTCCTCAGCGGACTAGGGGCTGATATGGAGGCCCTGGCCTCGGCTCTGCAGGAATCTGACCAAGACGGCCCTGGACTTAAATGCTCCCTATTGGATATAGCCTTTGCCTTCCACTCTTCCCAAACAGACCCAATATTGGATGAATATGAGCATTTAGCTAGCAAAGGCGTGCTTTACCATGCACCGGCCATTCCCATCGTGTCGCCGCTGCTTGGTTGCAATATCACCAAGGAATTGATAGTCAACCCGACTTACCTGCGCCGTGCAACTCGTGAGACTGTGGATTTCGTTGCCGGCATCAAGGCTGCTCACCACGCTGGACTTATTGACGAGTCCACGACGTGGGTCGAGATTGGTCCACACCCTGTATGCCTCGGCCTGTCCCGCAGCATCTTGGCCGACTCCTTCTCTCTAACGTTGGCTGCTCCGTCCTGGCAACGGGGCGAAAACAACTGA
- a CDS encoding uncharacterized protein (EggNog:ENOG41~antiSMASH:Cluster_6.1~SMCOG1199:NmrA family protein): MSNPSVIVFGPTGGIGSTAARVAHEQGAKVFLAMRDVSKPIPELTPDQERDGGFERIQADLMDTESIKAAVAKSGAKHAFIYLVFGVSDGMRSAIEALKSAGIEFVVFLSSSSVTAQSAGKEGLKSVPTSDFIAFAHAQVEINLQNIFGEGGYVAVRPSYFLSNTFRWRAMIRTGEVKLVAPDVTFDYIAPADISRVCAGFLVRGAKTPDGSPSPSSVTLCGPKIASQRDALAAIGKAIGKELAVKSVDQEDEGVEVFKADGIPEHIARDLVRKLISRSENDDPLYKEDFYVEAAANVEKYSGQSPTEIAQWAFENKEQFV; encoded by the coding sequence ATGTCGAACCCTAGCGTAATCGTCTTTGGCCCTACTGGCGGCATCGGCTCTACAGCTGCTCGAGTGGCCCATGAGCAAGGTGCCAAggtcttcttggccatgcGGGACGTTAGCAAACCCATCCCCGAACTCACCCCAGATCAAGAGCGAGATGGTGGATTCGAAAGAATTCAAGCCGACCTCATGGACACAGAGAGCATTAAAGCTGCTGTAGCCAAGTCAGGAGCCAAGCACGCTTTCATCTACCTGGTCTTCGGGGTTTCGGATGGCATGCGCTCGGCCATCGAAGCACTGAAATCTGCTGGTATCGAGTTCGTTGTCTTCCTGAGCAGCTCGAGCGTTACGGCCCAAAGCGCCGGCAAAGAAGGCCTCAAGAGTGTGCCGACGTCCGATTTCATCGCCTTTGCCCACGCCCAGGTGGAGATTAACCTCCAAAACATATTCGGAGAGGGCGGCTACGTGGCAGTGCGGCCTTCCTATTTCTTGTCCAACACATTTCGATGGCGCGCTATGATCCGCACTGGTGAGGTGAAGCTGGTGGCGCCGGACGTTACTTTTGACTACATCGCACCCGCAGACATCAGCCGCGTGTGTGCGGGATTCCTCGTCCGTGGCGCAAAGACGCCTGATGGCTCGCCCAGCCCGTCGTCCGTAACGCTATGTGGGCCGAAAATCGCGTCTCAGAGAGACGCTCTGGCTGCTATTGGTAAAGCTATCGGCAAGGAGCTTGCAGTCAAGAGTGTGGATCAAGAGGATGAGGGCGTCGAGGTGTTTAAGGCTGATGGGATTCCGGAACATATAGCCAGGGACCTCGTGCGGAAGTTGATTTCCAGATCGGAAAACGATGATCCTCTCTATAAGGAGGATTTCTAtgtggaagcagcagctaaTGTGGAGAAGTATAGCGGTCAATCTCCTACGGAGATTGCTCAATGGGCTTTTGAGAATAAAGAACAATTTGTTTAA